The following are encoded together in the Bubalus kerabau isolate K-KA32 ecotype Philippines breed swamp buffalo chromosome 3, PCC_UOA_SB_1v2, whole genome shotgun sequence genome:
- the XKR8 gene encoding XK-related protein 8 translates to MPWSPRAVLLRDLVLGILGTLAFLIDLGADLWAASQYVLSGRYLWAALVLALLGLASVALQLFSWIWLRSDVSSPLAPKPPGRHLALLHLLQLGYLYRCVQGLQQGLLVWRQEAPSEFDLAYADFLSLDISMLRLFETFLETTPQLTLVLAIILQSGSAEYYQWVSICTSFVGISWALLDYHRALRTCLPAKLLLGPGASVIYFLWNLLLLWPRVLVVALFSALFPHYVALHFLGLWLVFLFWVWLQGTDFMPGPHSEWLYRATVATILYFSWFNVAEGHTRGRATIHLVFLLNDSLLLVVAWVTQSAWLPSGRLLQSLLPAAGACFLLGLALRLAYYCWLHPSRRWEPDQVDGTWGLHSLEELRLLQNRRMAHLAKNFFPKARDEAVLPWKGEVNGILKAGSDPAGET, encoded by the exons ATGCCCTGGTCGCCCCGCGCCGTGCTCTTAAGGGACCTGGTCCTTGGAATACTGGGCACCCTCGCCTTCCTGATCGACCTGGGCGCCGATTTGTGGGCCGCGAGCCAGTATGTGCTCAGCGGTCGCTACCTGTGGGCCGCGCTGGTGCTGGCGCTGTTGGGCCTCGCCTCGGTCGCGCTGCAGCTCTTCAGCTGGATCTGGCTGCGCTCCGACGTCTCCAGCCCGCTGGCACCGAAGCCCCCTGGCCGGCACCTGGCGCTGTTGCATCTCCTCCAGCTGGGTTACCTGTACAG GTGTGTGCAGGGGCTGCAGCAGGGGCTGCTGGTGTGGCGGCAGGAGGCCCCCTCTGAGTTCGACCTGGCCTACGCCGACTTCCTCTCCCTGGACATCAGCATGCTGCGACTCTTCGAGACCTTCCTGGAGACGACGCCGCAGCTCACCCTGGTGCTGGCCATCATACTGCAGAGCGGCAGCGCTGAGTACTACCAGT GGGTCAGCATCTGTACGTCCTTTGTGGGTATCTCGTGGGCGCTGCTCGACTACCACCGGGCCCTGCGCACCTGCCTCCCCGCCAAGCTTCTCCTGGGACCGGGTGCCTCCGTGATCTACTTCCTGTGGAACCTGCTGCTGCTCTGGCCCCGGGTGCTGGTTGTGGCCCTCTTCTCAGCCCTCTTCCCCCACTACGTGGCCCTGCACTTCTTGGGCCTGTGGCTGGTGTTCCTCTTCTGGGTCTGGCTGCAGGGCACGGACTTTATGCCAGGTCCCCACTCTGAGTGGCTGTACCGGGCGACCGTGGCCACCATCCTGTATTTCTCCTGGTTCAACGTGGCTGAGGGCCACACCCGAGGCCGCGCCACCATCCACCTGGTGTTCCTGCTGAACGACAGCCTTCTCCTGGTGGTGGCCTGGGTGACTCAGAGCGCCTGGCTGCCCAGCGGGCGCCTGCTGCAGAGCCTGCTGCCTGCGGCCGGCGCCTGCTTCCTTCTGGGGCTGGCTCTGCGGCTGGCCTACTACTGCTGGCTGCACCCTAGCCGCCGCTGGGAGCCCGACCAGGTGGACGGGACCTGGGGTCTCCACTCCCTTGAGGAGCTTCGGCTCCTGCAGAACAGACGCATGGCCCACCTGGCTAAGAACTTTTTCCCCAAGGCGAGGGATGAAGCTGTTTTGCCATGGAAGGGAGAGGTGAATGGTATTCTTAAGGCAGGGTCAGACCCAGCCGGGGAGACTTGA